The DNA sequence CGTCGTCACCGGCCCAAACTAGTGTGCCATCTCTCATGCCCGTCGGATACCATTGAATGTCGGAGGTGGGAGGATCATCGACACATACCACCAAACCCGTCTAACCTCGCCATAAACTAGAGAGAACTTTCCGAAAGAATGGAGCTCCGAATCGCTTCCGTCCgacaccacctcctcctcttcgaGCGTTTAACCTTTGCCTCGATATCCAACAACGGGACACGCAATGGTCCTTCCCGGACGAGAACAGGCGACGACAAGCAACTCCTCAAAACTGGTTCAACAACCACCAACATAAAAGAGACCCGATCGCACCTAAACTAAACTCTCAACCAACAATATAGGTGAAAGCACGTATGAGCAACAACAAGATTGTGGCGGTGCAGCCATGCTACAACTAAATGGAGTGCATCAAACAAGTGAGGACGTGGGCTCTTTGTGGGTACGGGACCATCCAAGTTCACAAGAAAACAATCCATACATTCATTATATGTGGACACGATGCATACATGgacaagaaaatgccaatctTGGCTGGGGCGAAACGCCACAGTGAAGAGCCAAGAAATGAACTTACCTGATTGGCGGATAGGAGAGGAGCGAACTTCACAAAAACTCACGGAGCGTCCTCTTCgtgctctttctcttttttttttcttcggttCTTCCGCCCTCTTTTTTGGGACCACCGAACCAACAGCCTGCTCATTCTCCTTCTTTTATCACCTTCTTGACTCCTTCCCCAAGTTTCATTCTGCGGACAAGAGTAAAATCCGGCTAATGTGGACGTGGATTGGTGAGAGACCACGTGAGGTGTGCGGTGAAAATGAAAGTAACGTGTGTGCGTGTGCAGGTGAGTGATGTGAGAGACCAACGTGAGTgggctgaagaagaaaaaataaatgagagatGGATTTTGGGGGAATGTGGGttgaagagaaataagaaagggagatgggctgagaaataaaaggaaaaggtgggctgaggagaaaatgggctgcgagaaattaaaaaggaaaaggaaagtctGGGCCCGATTTGGTTGAGAAAGAGTAATGAAGTGGGCCATGTGAAATGCGACAGCCACGAGCGGGCTTGAGTCGAACCGGCCCGAcccgatattttctttttctttttcttcaattttcttattttctcatttcttctttttttttttctaaaaaaaatcgttatatatatttatttgtttattgctttttctattttgcaataagacaaaaataaattagacgtattcatatttaacgaataataataataataataataataataataataataatatgggatcgccaaaattaggtgtcaacaatacgTAGCTGGTCACAAAAAGTACTGTTGATGAACCTCACCTTGGACTGAAGACGAAATTCTCTTTTACAATCGCAAATCTAAGGTTTGGCCAAGTGAGTGATAATCTATGTCTTTCTCTCAAAGTTTCTTTTTGAAGCACAACATACCAAATTGTCTTTACATTTCTCCAAAGCGCTACCAACTGTCTTATGGTGTGCCAAGACGGTGGATAAAGAATGATGCTAGTTGGCATTACGGTACCTTTGACGGATGCCCGCAGAATGACGAAGGTGGAAAGTTAGGCGATGCTTCTAACGATATATTCGAAGTGTAGAATAGCTTGGCTAAAGGGACTAGCGATTCTATCCGTCGTTGTATTGTTATGTGTATATCGAATAAAATTGGATTCGGTAGTCATGGGAGTATTGTTTTTAGGGAAGTTATGACAATAGACCTATCGCGGTGAGGCAGCTTCACCTTGAACGTTGGCAAGAAACGAAAGGGATAAAAGACACCCTATTAAACTATCATCATCCGAATGTCCTACTTTATGAAGGTGTGCTGGAAACGAagcattttatatttgtttgcCAAGATCTTTGTAATGGCGGCAGTCTTTTAGACTTAGTTCAAGCGGTTTCTGCAAATATGgacttctcttctttcctcaATATAGAACACGGAGAAAAATTGGAAGTTCTTAGGAGGGAAATGGAGAACTTTGAATTATGGACAGCTAGTGGGCATCCGTCATTGCTTTTGCTAAACCTAATGGGGTAATTCTTATGGCTTTGAAGACTTCGATTATCTAAGATGTTATTtagttgtttgattttttttatcatgtctACTTATGATACAGGGAAATGATATTAGGATTGAGTCATTTTCATGGATTAGATATCATCGAAGGTGATGTAAGGCCCAAGAATGTCCTGATTACTAGGAGCAAAACATTATCGATCAAATGGACCGACATAGAAATTAGCAAATTGCCCATTTGAGAAAATTCAAACAATGGTAAGTTTGATCTTCTACGTtcgtttgcaatttttttttaaatctctgaTGTGTTGTCAAACCTTAGGGTGGCGAGCATCGGAGATGCTTTGTCTTGGGACGCAGCTAACAAGAGAGGCCAACCTGTTTAGTCTTGGgtgcgtcttcttcttccgtgCCACCTCTGGAAATCACCCCGATCTACTATATGATGAAATGGGGCATCTAGATCACGGTAGAATTGAGAACCTACTCAGACCGTAGCCACTTCTTGTGAGGCTCGTCATTTGATTTGGACATTATTGAACTCGGATCCTAAATAGAGGTAAGAGTGTGGTTTCATTGAGCTaatatgattttaattttttcataaattgcaCTAATCAATATTTAATTGCTTCTATTTATTGGCAGACCAAAAATATCAAACGTGATTGATCATCCCATGTTTTGGGATTCTACGAAGAGACCGTTGTTTCTATGCGATGCCAGCGACAAACCGCAATTAGAACAATTCGCTTCAAATCTTAGGAAAGAAATTCATATGGGGGCAACATGGATTCTTCCCGGTCATAAAGATTGGCACAAGATGGTAGATGGTGATATTTTGTTGAATTTATTTGCCCATGAGCTCGGTGTGCAACACAGGTTTGCTCACGTGGTATCTTTTCTGCGAGCTATTAGGAATCGCTTCAACCATCACATAGAAACCCCACACCTTCAGCAGATCGAAGGGCCATCTCCCGATGGCTTTGATGCATATTACTCTAGTCGATTTCCTGCTCTTTTGATGCATGTATATTTAGTTATGTATAGAAACCGTGGTGGGGAAGAAGTTTTCGGGAAGTACTTTACTTTCTTTATAGATTAGAGGTGCATAGTGCTCCACAAAATTTGTCTTCCATGAGTTATCTTTTCATTGAAGAGAGCTAGACAAAATGACATTCTAGCAACACTGGATTTTGATATTGTATTTTGAGTGAGAACAGAACAATTGATCAAATGTTGAAACTAAAACACTGCTATAGCAGTGAGGGAATTTCATATGTTcaaattcttgtttttctcctCATTCCTCTTGATTTCTCATTTTTGATTGAAACTGCTCTTATTGAGATGCCTCTACTTTTGGCTTTTGgcttttttggttgaaatagaGATCTTCAGATTCCTCAAGATTTCTTATGATTTGATGTTGCACCAAAATTGCTGTCCACATTAGTATGGACACTGGTAGAATTAAAAAATTCGTGATTTCTGACATGAGAAACCTCTTTATTGATATACATCTCATCATTATATTGTTGTTACAGATTATAATTTATCTAAAAAACTAGCTAAAGCTATTCTTCACATAAGTTTAAGAAGACTCGCTCTTATGGAGGTACCCAAAAAATGGAGcataagtcattttttttttatcttgttcaaTTGTGTTGTTAGCTCTTTTGGTGTTTGTGTTGCATAGAGAATGGAATTTGTTGATGAGATCAAATTAATGACAGAACAATTCTTAAATTAGGGGGACCCTTGTCAAGCTGAAAATTTCAAGTAACTAGTGTAAGAGTTTTCCTGATGTGGGTTACATGAATTGGAATTGTAATTACCGTTTTTACGGGGTTGGTctaataaaaaaagggatataATGACTCTTCATGGGCCAAATATGAGTCTagctagtgtgggccgagttcaGCCTGGCCCGTGATAAGAGGGCCCGgctaaaactctataaatagggcTAAGACGCCCCCCTCTAACCCTAATAACTTCATACGCCATTTAGTCTTCTCATGAGGTGAGAGAGGAGAGTGTGAGGTGGTCTCATCGACGCTAGGCATTCGGAGGGCGACGTAAAGGAAGCGCTTGAGCTTCGTATTGTCAGAATTCCGTATCAAGAACAACGAATTCCAAATTAGGTGCACaaattccttttcctttattgTTTTGTTTCTAGGTTTGGATTATGGCGATCGTAAGGTGTCGTTTGCGATGACGGGCGGCTGTTTGGATTGCAAACAGTTGAGATTCGAGAAAAGTTGTTTTCTTCAATCAAGCTCATCTCGAATTTAATCTGCATAAACTCAACAAACTTTTTGTGCAAATTCGCATGGAAGATATGATATCTCACTTAAAATATTATGCCCTAGCTTTCGAATAAATTGAATAGCAACTATAAGAATATCAACTATTTGAATCCGAAGCTACTTGACCTTTTACAAGAAGCATTAAGGACTTGCTCAATACATTTTGAGATGCCTTCAATGATTTACGAGAATTGTAAGTGAAGAGGAGAGTAGGAGAATTTTCAATCCTTCGGAAATATTGTGGGATCTTCctccaaaatatgatttttttttcaacttactAGAAAAATGTGTTAACGAGAAGCCTTTTGATTGTCCATGAAAGTACTTAATTATAGAGTGTTGTTAACAATGAAACATTCTTCACTAAGccgatttcataattttcattAGCCTCAAATGATCGGAAAGATTTTCTTCG is a window from the Rhodamnia argentea isolate NSW1041297 chromosome 8, ASM2092103v1, whole genome shotgun sequence genome containing:
- the LOC115741355 gene encoding serine/threonine-protein kinase/endoribonuclease IRE1b-like; amino-acid sequence: MDFSSFLNIEHGEKLEVLRREMENFELWTASGHPSLLLLNLMGPKISNVIDHPMFWDSTKRPLFLCDASDKPQLEQFASNLRKEIHMGATWILPGHKDWHKMVDGDILLNLFAHELGVQHRFAHVVSFLRAIRNRFNHHIETPHLQQIEGPSPDGFDAYYSSRFPALLMHVYLVMYRNRGGEEVFGKYFTFFID